From one Bacteroidota bacterium genomic stretch:
- a CDS encoding tetratricopeptide repeat protein, protein MEILKTINAKQILPFISFVILSLNINAQNYKEIQTAFEISIAQEKDGKFQDALNTMKKVYDENSYEVNLRLGWLSYLSGIFNESIAYYNRCIQLKPMSIEAYFGIVYPTAALGNFDQLNTYYNHILEIDPQNTIANYRIGLIYYGRKDYQTASKYLQKVLDLYPFDYDTLVLFGWTNLQLGKYREAKVLFNKSLYLKPNDKSALEGLSLIK, encoded by the coding sequence ATGGAAATTTTAAAAACAATTAACGCAAAACAAATTCTGCCATTTATATCATTTGTAATATTGTCTTTAAATATAAATGCACAAAATTACAAAGAAATCCAAACAGCTTTTGAAATTAGTATTGCACAAGAAAAGGATGGAAAATTTCAGGATGCCTTAAATACCATGAAGAAAGTTTATGATGAAAATTCGTATGAGGTTAATCTGCGTTTGGGTTGGTTAAGTTATTTATCCGGCATATTTAATGAATCAATTGCATATTATAACCGCTGCATACAATTGAAGCCAATGTCTATTGAAGCATATTTTGGAATAGTATATCCAACTGCAGCATTAGGAAATTTTGATCAGCTAAATACTTACTATAATCATATCTTAGAAATAGACCCACAGAATACAATTGCCAATTATCGTATCGGGTTAATTTATTATGGCAGAAAAGATTATCAAACTGCATCCAAATACTTACAAAAAGTATTAGACCTCTATCCTTTTGATTATGATACGCTTGTTCTATTCGGTTGGACTAATCTACAACTTGGTAAATATAGGGAAGCAAAAGTTTTATTCAATAAATCATTGTATTTAAAACCAAACGATAAATCCGCACTTGAAGGACTGAGTTTAATAAAATAA